From Deinococcus aquaticus, one genomic window encodes:
- the sugE gene encoding quaternary ammonium compound efflux SMR transporter SugE, with amino-acid sequence MAWTLLFIAGLLEVGWAIGLKYTEGFTRPLPTVLTVASMIASMALLGLATKTLPIGTAYGVWVGIGAVGAGILGIVLLGESASPARLAFMALMVVAIIGLKVTS; translated from the coding sequence ATGGCATGGACGCTGCTGTTTATCGCCGGTCTGCTGGAAGTCGGCTGGGCCATCGGTCTGAAGTACACAGAGGGCTTTACCCGCCCGCTCCCCACGGTTCTCACGGTGGCCAGCATGATCGCCAGCATGGCGCTGCTGGGGCTGGCGACCAAGACGCTGCCTATCGGCACGGCGTACGGCGTGTGGGTTGGCATCGGCGCGGTCGGGGCCGGGATTCTGGGCATCGTGCTGCTGGGCGAGTCGGCCAGTCCGGCGCGGCTGGCGTTCATGGCGCTGATGGTCGTGGCGATCATCGGCCTGAAAGTCACGAGCTGA
- a CDS encoding RrF2 family transcriptional regulator, with product MWVSTKAQYGLRALIEIARRGGEAVPLKDVSERQGISQHYLEQIASNLRRAGFIKSIRGAHGGYRLARPAHEINAYDVVTAMEGSIAPVQCVEDDHVCNSQNVCGTQDLWYRVDSALRDVLGGTTLADLIEESDRQQHARLVQLEPSYPPLG from the coding sequence ATGTGGGTGTCGACCAAAGCACAGTACGGCCTGCGCGCCCTGATCGAGATCGCGCGGCGCGGCGGCGAGGCCGTACCCCTCAAGGACGTGTCCGAACGCCAGGGCATCAGCCAGCACTACCTGGAGCAGATCGCCAGCAACCTGCGCCGCGCCGGGTTCATCAAGAGCATTCGCGGCGCGCACGGCGGCTACCGACTGGCCCGCCCCGCCCATGAAATCAACGCCTATGACGTCGTCACCGCCATGGAAGGCAGCATCGCGCCCGTGCAGTGCGTCGAGGACGACCACGTCTGTAACAGCCAGAACGTCTGCGGCACCCAGGACCTCTGGTACCGCGTGGACAGCGCCCTGCGCGACGTGCTGGGCGGCACCACCCTGGCTGACCTGATCGAGGAAAGCGACCGCCAGCAGCACGCCCGCCTCGTGCAGCTCGAACCCAGTTACCCGCCGCTGGGGTGA
- a CDS encoding chorismate-binding protein: MNGPAALPDRLFPARPSPADVLRRLRTAGAPGVVLLESLGPVVPYGSRSFLSAWPVQVSHELPPRPPGDAFFPAWLGGLKYEAARTFGLAAHAPHGEAMWWGEYPSGLVWDRAAGTLEVVGEPHVDWAALLALDPAAEPTLSVGPFGADDVDYPAGVRAVQDLIRAGEVYQVNLSRGVRAGATGDPLAAYLRLREVNPSPFMAFADLGTEVVVSCSPERLVRWQRDPSGQGDELSARPIAGTRRRGETPAEDAALEAELRASSKEVAEHTMLVDLVRHDLGRVAAPGTVSVPDLMLVERYSHVMHLVSEVTAQARADVTLREVLAATFPGGTITGAPKERVMEAIAALEPGPRGWYTGALGIVSGAAVDLNILIRTAAFTRNETGDWTVEVRAGGGTVIDADPAREAQETVHKAQALLSVLAGVPGRAAQPPAPPTPGVPWSPPPAATRTGLRVLLLDNRDSFTWNLVHDLRALGAQVDVRGQDEPLADLLALTPDAVLVGPGPGTPESSGVTLPLTRACLEGGLPLLGVCLGHQALGQVLGGRVERAQPVHGRPEFARHAGTGLFAGVPQDAPFGRYHSLVVRGLNPAFVTAISTDGEVMALEVPGRPAWGVQFHPESVLSPAGRTLLGNWLTLSAAWRGQ, encoded by the coding sequence GTGAACGGCCCCGCTGCCCTGCCTGACCGCCTCTTCCCTGCCCGGCCCTCCCCGGCGGATGTGCTGCGCCGCCTGCGCACAGCGGGCGCGCCGGGCGTGGTGCTGCTGGAGTCGCTGGGGCCGGTCGTGCCGTACGGGTCGCGGTCGTTCCTGAGCGCATGGCCGGTGCAGGTGTCGCACGAGTTACCGCCCCGCCCGCCGGGAGACGCGTTCTTTCCGGCGTGGCTGGGTGGCCTGAAGTACGAGGCGGCCCGCACGTTCGGGCTGGCCGCGCACGCCCCGCACGGCGAGGCGATGTGGTGGGGCGAGTACCCGTCCGGGCTGGTGTGGGACCGCGCGGCCGGCACGCTGGAAGTCGTGGGCGAGCCGCACGTGGACTGGGCGGCGCTGCTGGCGCTTGACCCCGCAGCGGAGCCGACGCTGAGCGTGGGGCCGTTCGGCGCGGACGACGTGGATTACCCGGCGGGCGTGCGGGCCGTGCAGGACCTGATCCGCGCCGGTGAGGTGTATCAGGTGAACCTGTCGCGCGGCGTGCGGGCCGGGGCGACCGGTGATCCGCTGGCGGCGTACCTGCGGCTGCGCGAGGTGAATCCCAGTCCGTTCATGGCCTTCGCGGACCTGGGCACCGAGGTGGTCGTGTCGTGCAGCCCGGAGCGGCTGGTGCGGTGGCAGCGTGACCCGAGCGGGCAGGGGGATGAACTGAGTGCGCGGCCCATCGCAGGCACCCGGCGGCGCGGCGAGACGCCCGCCGAGGACGCCGCCCTGGAAGCCGAGCTGCGCGCCAGTAGCAAGGAGGTCGCCGAGCACACCATGCTGGTGGACCTCGTGCGGCACGACCTGGGCCGCGTGGCCGCGCCGGGCACAGTAAGCGTGCCGGACCTGATGCTGGTCGAACGCTACAGCCACGTGATGCACCTGGTGTCGGAGGTCACGGCGCAGGCCCGCGCGGACGTGACGCTACGCGAGGTGCTGGCCGCCACCTTCCCCGGCGGGACGATCACGGGCGCGCCCAAGGAGCGGGTCATGGAGGCCATCGCGGCGCTGGAGCCGGGGCCGCGCGGCTGGTACACCGGGGCGCTGGGCATCGTGAGCGGCGCGGCCGTGGACCTGAACATCCTGATCCGCACGGCGGCCTTCACGCGGAACGAGACGGGGGACTGGACGGTGGAGGTCCGCGCGGGCGGCGGGACCGTCATCGACGCCGACCCGGCGCGCGAGGCGCAGGAGACCGTCCACAAGGCCCAGGCCCTCCTGAGCGTGCTGGCGGGCGTGCCGGGCCGCGCCGCGCAGCCGCCGGCACCGCCCACGCCGGGCGTGCCGTGGTCGCCTCCGCCCGCTGCCACGCGCACGGGGCTGCGGGTGCTGCTGCTGGACAACCGCGACTCGTTCACCTGGAATCTGGTGCATGACCTGCGGGCGCTGGGCGCGCAGGTGGACGTGCGCGGCCAGGACGAACCGCTGGCGGACCTGCTGGCCCTGACCCCGGACGCCGTGCTGGTCGGCCCCGGCCCGGGCACGCCGGAGTCCAGTGGGGTCACGCTGCCCCTGACCCGCGCGTGCCTGGAGGGGGGCCTCCCGCTGCTGGGCGTGTGCCTGGGGCATCAGGCGCTGGGGCAGGTACTGGGCGGCCGGGTGGAACGGGCGCAGCCGGTGCACGGGCGGCCCGAGTTCGCACGGCACGCCGGGACCGGCCTGTTCGCGGGCGTGCCGCAGGACGCGCCGTTCGGGCGGTACCACTCGCTGGTGGTGCGCGGCCTGAACCCGGCGTTCGTAACGGCCATCAGCACGGACGGCGAGGTCATGGCGCTGGAGGTACCGGGGCGGCCCGCATGGGGCGTGCAGTTCCACCCGGAAAGCGTCCTGAGTCCCGCCGGGCGCACCCTGCTGGGCAACTGGCTGACCCTGAGCGCCGCGTGGCGGGGCCAGTGA
- a CDS encoding serine hydrolase domain-containing protein, whose amino-acid sequence MTTPEHPAVRQGVSLDRLARWETHLSTRYLQTGILPNALTLVYRRGEIVHQHAQGFADVEAGTPLRDDHIFRIYSMTKPITSLAFMMLVEDGLTALSDPVSSVLPEWANLGVWTGGTLGSFTGEPPRRPMQMVDLLRHTSGLSYHIQQGGHLDAAYRDLSLGVKTTLPEFVAALADLPLEHEPGEHWHYSAATDVLGYVIERLSGQPFEDFVRDRILTPLGMTDTAFEVPADKLGRFMPCYALTPQGRVLFDPAAGRFARPPHFVSGGGGLVSTAADYLRLCRLFLRGGELEGTRLISPKTMELMTRNHLPGGADIAGMALTPIAVSETSAAGVGFGLGFAVTLDPVRTMRAGNAGDYSWGGAAGTYFWVDPVEDLTVIFMTQLLLSPDRVRDDLRTFVYAALTDTPTTPRSLA is encoded by the coding sequence ATGACCACCCCTGAACACCCAGCTGTCCGGCAGGGCGTGTCGCTGGACCGCCTCGCCCGCTGGGAGACGCACCTGAGCACCCGGTACCTGCAGACCGGCATCCTCCCGAACGCCCTGACGCTGGTGTACCGCCGGGGCGAGATCGTGCACCAGCACGCGCAGGGCTTCGCGGACGTGGAGGCCGGTACGCCGCTGCGGGACGATCACATCTTCCGCATCTACTCCATGACCAAACCCATCACCAGCCTCGCGTTCATGATGCTGGTCGAGGACGGCCTGACCGCCCTGAGCGACCCGGTCAGCAGCGTCCTGCCGGAGTGGGCGAACCTGGGTGTGTGGACCGGTGGCACGCTGGGCAGCTTCACGGGCGAACCGCCGCGCCGCCCCATGCAGATGGTGGACCTGCTGCGCCACACGTCCGGCCTGAGTTACCACATTCAGCAGGGCGGGCACCTGGACGCCGCGTACCGCGACCTGAGCCTGGGCGTGAAAACCACCCTGCCGGAATTCGTCGCGGCCCTGGCGGACCTGCCGCTGGAGCATGAACCCGGCGAGCACTGGCATTACTCGGCCGCCACCGACGTACTCGGGTACGTGATCGAACGCCTGAGCGGACAGCCGTTCGAGGACTTCGTGCGGGACCGCATCCTGACGCCGCTGGGCATGACCGACACGGCCTTCGAGGTCCCGGCCGACAAGCTGGGCCGCTTCATGCCCTGCTACGCCCTGACCCCGCAGGGCCGCGTGCTGTTCGACCCGGCCGCCGGACGCTTCGCCCGGCCACCTCACTTCGTGTCCGGCGGGGGCGGCCTCGTCTCGACCGCCGCCGACTACCTGCGCCTGTGCCGCCTGTTCCTGCGCGGCGGCGAACTGGAAGGCACACGCCTCATCAGCCCCAAGACCATGGAACTCATGACCCGCAACCACCTGCCCGGCGGGGCCGACATCGCCGGAATGGCCCTCACGCCCATCGCCGTCTCAGAGACCAGCGCCGCCGGCGTGGGCTTCGGGCTGGGCTTCGCCGTCACGCTGGACCCCGTGCGCACCATGCGCGCCGGAAACGCCGGGGATTACTCATGGGGAGGCGCGGCCGGCACGTACTTCTGGGTTGACCCGGTCGAGGACCTCACTGTGATCTTCATGACCCAGCTGCTGCTCTCGCCCGACCGGGTCCGCGACGACCTGCGCACCTTCGTGTACGCCGCCCTGACCGACACGCCCACCACGCCCCGCAGCCTCGCCTGA
- a CDS encoding DMT family transporter, translating into MSLPTSALLLLGFAIVSEVVATAALRASEGFSRPGPSVLTVVGYGVAFWLMGQALRTLPVGYTYAVWSGVGTALVAVIGWVYFRDAFSWPALAGVVLIIGGVALLNVGGGHGSQ; encoded by the coding sequence ATGTCACTGCCGACTTCCGCTTTGCTGCTGCTGGGTTTCGCCATCGTCTCGGAGGTCGTCGCGACGGCGGCGCTGCGGGCCAGTGAGGGGTTCTCCCGTCCGGGGCCGTCGGTGCTGACGGTGGTGGGGTACGGCGTGGCGTTCTGGTTGATGGGTCAGGCGCTCAGGACGCTGCCCGTGGGGTACACGTACGCCGTGTGGAGTGGGGTGGGGACGGCGCTGGTGGCGGTGATCGGGTGGGTGTACTTCCGGGATGCGTTCAGCTGGCCGGCGCTGGCGGGCGTCGTGCTGATCATCGGTGGGGTGGCGCTGCTGAACGTGGGGGGCGGGCACGGCAGTCAGTAG
- a CDS encoding polyprenyl synthetase family protein, with translation MTGVAALCVPDATFDARLREVLRSDVEFIELIGDDLVAAGGKRVRPTLVLLAAQALGARPGGAAGGPGGWGDVLDLGVGVELLHSASLLHDDLIDDADTRRGQQAAFRRFGNVVSVMSGDFMLSRLLVLLSGLPGGPVLTRMFGQTASVICEGEVLQFQLAAYQEYEVRHYLQVIHGKTAALTQLAASAPAVLLGAPTHVQEALATFGREYGMAFQMQDDLLDLSGEEAVIGKPVGGDLREGKATLPVLALLDGPHADEVRAIVERRAAQPGDVERVRTLAVQSGALERTRDEIRRRARLAIEALGALPSSEARSALEGLAQREIERLT, from the coding sequence ATGACTGGTGTGGCCGCCCTGTGCGTTCCGGATGCGACGTTCGACGCGCGTCTGCGTGAGGTGCTGCGCTCTGACGTGGAGTTCATCGAGTTGATCGGTGACGATCTGGTCGCGGCGGGCGGTAAGCGCGTGCGGCCCACGCTGGTGCTGCTGGCCGCGCAGGCGCTGGGGGCGCGTCCGGGCGGGGCGGCGGGCGGCCCGGGCGGGTGGGGTGACGTGCTGGATCTGGGCGTGGGCGTGGAGCTGCTGCACTCGGCGTCGCTGCTGCACGACGACCTGATCGACGATGCCGATACGCGGAGGGGTCAGCAGGCGGCGTTCCGGCGGTTCGGGAACGTGGTGAGCGTCATGAGTGGTGATTTCATGCTGTCGCGGCTGCTGGTGCTGCTGTCGGGCCTGCCGGGCGGTCCGGTCCTGACGCGCATGTTCGGGCAGACGGCCAGCGTGATCTGCGAGGGCGAGGTGCTGCAGTTTCAGCTGGCGGCGTACCAGGAGTACGAGGTCCGCCATTACCTGCAGGTGATTCACGGCAAGACGGCCGCCCTGACCCAGCTGGCGGCGTCGGCTCCGGCAGTGCTGCTGGGCGCGCCCACGCACGTGCAGGAGGCCCTGGCGACGTTCGGGCGCGAGTACGGCATGGCCTTCCAGATGCAGGACGACCTGCTGGACCTGTCGGGCGAGGAAGCCGTGATCGGTAAGCCGGTGGGCGGCGACCTGCGCGAGGGCAAGGCGACGCTGCCGGTGCTGGCGCTGCTGGACGGCCCGCACGCCGACGAGGTGCGCGCCATTGTGGAACGCCGGGCCGCGCAGCCGGGGGACGTGGAGCGAGTGCGGACGCTGGCGGTGCAGTCGGGCGCGCTGGAGCGTACGCGCGATGAGATTCGCCGCCGGGCGCGGCTGGCGATCGAGGCTCTGGGGGCACTGCCGTCCTCGGAGGCGCGCTCGGCGCTGGAAGGACTAGCGCAGCGCGAGATCGAACGCCTGACCTGA
- a CDS encoding Glu/Leu/Phe/Val family dehydrogenase yields the protein MRASGLNWQGLMEQLQQALPHCEVTDQSLAYFKYPKRTVSVNLPVRMDDGSIRVFRGYRTVHSTSRGPSMGGVRLHAGLSAHECEVLAAIMTLKAAVADLPLGGAKGGVDVDPAELSAHEMEGLLRRYTSELVELIGHSEDILAPDVGTDAQAMAWMLDTYNENTGQTSSGVVVGKPLALGGSYGSKDSRGRSAALVAARVLRENGESIERARVAVYGFGDGGRKAAQTLAAAGALIVAVSDQDGAAYASSGLDLDALSAHREANGTVRGFATDITADEVIELDVDLLMLAYDYGSVNAGNAHAVRARYVVETTNRAVLPDAERFLHAQGVTVVPDLIASIGGVVVNYLEWVQDASNFFWSEEEIESAIDVRVDAAVDAVLEFMRTRQTDMRTAAYALALNRLHNATVMRGLYP from the coding sequence ATGCGGGCATCAGGACTCAACTGGCAGGGGCTCATGGAGCAACTCCAGCAGGCACTTCCCCACTGCGAGGTCACCGACCAGTCCCTCGCGTACTTCAAATACCCCAAACGCACCGTCAGCGTGAACCTCCCGGTCCGCATGGACGACGGCAGCATCCGCGTGTTCCGGGGCTACCGCACCGTCCACAGCACCTCACGCGGCCCCAGCATGGGCGGCGTGCGCCTGCACGCGGGCCTGAGCGCCCACGAGTGCGAGGTGCTCGCCGCGATCATGACCCTCAAGGCCGCCGTGGCCGACCTGCCGCTCGGCGGGGCCAAGGGCGGCGTGGACGTCGATCCGGCCGAACTCAGCGCCCACGAGATGGAAGGCCTGCTGCGCCGCTACACCAGCGAACTGGTCGAACTGATCGGCCACAGCGAGGACATCCTGGCGCCCGATGTCGGCACCGACGCGCAGGCCATGGCCTGGATGCTCGACACCTACAACGAGAACACCGGCCAGACCAGCAGCGGCGTGGTGGTCGGCAAACCCCTGGCGCTGGGCGGCAGTTACGGCAGCAAGGACTCGCGTGGCCGCAGCGCCGCCCTGGTCGCCGCGCGCGTCCTGCGCGAGAACGGCGAGAGTATCGAGCGCGCCCGCGTGGCCGTGTACGGTTTCGGGGACGGGGGCCGCAAGGCCGCGCAGACCCTCGCGGCGGCCGGCGCGCTGATCGTGGCCGTCAGCGACCAGGACGGCGCGGCGTACGCCAGCAGCGGCCTGGACCTCGACGCCCTCAGCGCGCACCGCGAGGCGAACGGCACGGTGCGTGGGTTCGCCACCGACATCACGGCCGACGAGGTCATCGAACTGGACGTGGACCTGCTGATGCTCGCCTACGACTACGGCAGCGTGAACGCCGGGAACGCCCACGCCGTGCGCGCCCGTTACGTCGTGGAAACCACCAACCGCGCCGTGCTGCCCGACGCGGAACGCTTCCTGCACGCCCAGGGTGTCACGGTCGTCCCGGACCTGATCGCCAGCATCGGCGGGGTCGTCGTGAACTACCTCGAATGGGTGCAGGACGCCAGCAACTTCTTCTGGAGCGAGGAGGAGATCGAGTCGGCCATCGACGTGCGCGTGGACGCCGCCGTGGACGCCGTGCTGGAATTCATGCGCACCCGCCAGACCGACATGCGCACCGCCGCGTACGCCCTGGCACTGAACCGCCTGCACAACGCGACCGTCATGCGCGGCCTGTACCCCTGA
- a CDS encoding aminotransferase class IV yields MAGPVKALPDGVNDPAWLHGASAFTTVRTRLGAALLWPEHLARLRHTCAFLGLPDPDPDLPPPNPHAWGLLRVTVMEGGTFASHRPLTPGPRPEGGVTIRLTGVQVHPQLGAHKTGNYLPYRLATREAAPAFEGLLLDAYGQVVDGSRTSPLLELGGELVVPAGGLPSVTRAAFLRSTPHVTRPVHAGELARVTRAWVCGSGVGTVPVARIEGLSGECPARDLGVQWPDTTDPALVWPGG; encoded by the coding sequence GTGGCGGGGCCAGTGAAGGCCCTGCCGGACGGCGTGAACGACCCGGCGTGGCTGCACGGTGCGTCGGCCTTCACGACCGTCCGCACGCGGCTGGGCGCGGCGCTGCTGTGGCCAGAGCACCTCGCACGACTACGGCATACCTGCGCGTTCCTGGGCCTCCCTGACCCGGACCCCGACCTGCCCCCGCCCAACCCGCACGCCTGGGGCCTGCTGCGCGTGACCGTCATGGAAGGCGGCACCTTCGCCTCGCACCGCCCCCTGACGCCCGGCCCCCGCCCGGAAGGCGGCGTGACCATCCGCCTGACCGGCGTGCAGGTCCACCCGCAGCTGGGCGCGCACAAGACCGGCAATTACCTCCCGTACCGCCTCGCCACGCGGGAGGCCGCGCCCGCCTTCGAGGGCCTGCTGCTGGACGCATACGGGCAGGTGGTCGACGGCAGCCGCACCTCGCCCCTGCTGGAACTGGGCGGGGAACTGGTCGTCCCGGCGGGCGGCCTGCCCTCCGTGACCCGCGCCGCTTTCCTGCGCAGCACACCGCACGTGACCCGCCCCGTCCACGCGGGCGAACTGGCCCGAGTCACCCGCGCGTGGGTGTGCGGCAGCGGCGTGGGCACCGTGCCCGTGGCCCGCATCGAGGGCCTGAGCGGCGAGTGCCCAGCGCGTGACCTGGGTGTGCAGTGGCCAGATACGACCGACCCGGCGCTCGTCTGGCCCGGCGGTTGA
- a CDS encoding quinone-dependent dihydroorotate dehydrogenase → MYRSLIKPLLFRLDAEDAHHLTIAGLELASRVPAWPALARRVTAPATPALAQTLWGRTFSSPVGLAAGLDKNGVAVPAFSALGFGFLEVGTVTPLPQAGNDRPRLFRLPPDGALINRMGFNNAGTADLHAHLHALRERTAPVWVNIGKNKLTPNEAATDDYLKCVTALQDVADAFVVNVSSPNTPGLRALQAADELAALVRAVVDGVEAGRVRTLSTPPVLVKLAPDLHPADFEASVDAVVNAGASGLIISNTTLDRSGLTHPHQTQAGGLSGRPLTTRSTELIRAAYRQTAGRTPIVGVGGIFTAQDAYDKIRAGASLTEVYSALVYEGPGLVRRLHTGLTALLERDGLRSVSEAVGVDA, encoded by the coding sequence GTGTACCGTTCGCTGATCAAGCCGCTGCTGTTCCGCCTGGACGCCGAGGACGCCCACCACCTCACCATCGCCGGACTGGAACTCGCGTCGCGCGTGCCCGCGTGGCCCGCCCTGGCCCGCCGCGTGACCGCGCCCGCCACGCCCGCGCTAGCGCAGACGCTGTGGGGCCGCACCTTCAGCAGTCCGGTCGGACTGGCCGCCGGACTCGACAAGAACGGCGTGGCCGTCCCCGCCTTCAGCGCCCTGGGCTTCGGCTTCCTGGAAGTCGGGACGGTCACGCCGCTCCCGCAGGCCGGGAACGACCGCCCCCGCCTGTTCCGCCTGCCGCCCGACGGCGCGCTGATCAACCGCATGGGCTTCAACAACGCCGGCACGGCCGACCTGCACGCCCACCTGCACGCTCTGCGGGAACGCACCGCGCCTGTGTGGGTGAACATCGGCAAGAACAAACTCACGCCCAATGAGGCCGCCACCGACGACTACCTGAAGTGCGTCACGGCCCTGCAGGACGTGGCCGACGCCTTCGTCGTCAACGTCAGCAGCCCCAACACGCCGGGCCTGCGCGCCCTGCAGGCCGCCGACGAACTGGCCGCGCTCGTCCGGGCTGTCGTGGACGGCGTGGAAGCCGGGCGCGTGCGGACCCTCAGCACCCCGCCCGTCCTGGTGAAACTCGCGCCGGACCTGCACCCCGCCGACTTCGAGGCCAGCGTGGACGCCGTCGTGAACGCCGGAGCGTCCGGCCTGATCATCAGCAACACCACCCTGGACCGCAGCGGCCTCACCCACCCGCACCAGACGCAGGCCGGCGGCCTCAGCGGACGCCCCCTGACCACCCGCAGCACCGAGCTGATCCGCGCCGCGTACCGCCAGACCGCCGGGCGCACCCCCATCGTCGGCGTGGGCGGCATCTTCACCGCACAGGACGCCTACGACAAGATCCGCGCCGGGGCCTCTCTGACCGAGGTGTACTCCGCCCTGGTCTACGAGGGCCCCGGCCTTGTGCGCCGCCTCCACACCGGGCTGACCGCCCTGCTGGAACGCGACGGCCTGCGCAGCGTCAGCGAAGCGGTCGGCGTGGACGCCTGA
- a CDS encoding phosphotriesterase family protein: MSAQTVTGPVPASELGFTLPHEHVLFGYPGYQGDLTLGPFDREAALSVCVDVARSLLSRGVRTLVDATPNECGRDPAFLRDLSERSGLRILCSSGYYYEGEGATTYFKFRASLGGGEAEIEELMRHEVTAGIGTSGVRAGVIKLASSRDAITPYEQMFFRAAARVQRDTGVPIITHTQEGRQGPQQAQLLLSHGADPARIMIGHMDGNTDPAYHRETLSHGVSIAFDRLGLQGLVGTPTDAQRLDVLTTLLGEGFADRILLSHDSIWQWLGRPIPMPDAILGAVKEWHPRHLTDDILPELERRGVGAEQLRQMTVGNPARLFG, encoded by the coding sequence ATGAGTGCACAGACCGTTACCGGCCCCGTTCCTGCCAGCGAACTGGGATTCACCCTGCCGCACGAGCACGTCCTGTTCGGGTACCCCGGGTATCAGGGCGACCTGACGCTCGGCCCGTTCGACCGGGAGGCGGCCCTGAGTGTCTGCGTGGACGTGGCCCGCAGTCTCCTGTCGCGTGGTGTGCGGACGCTGGTGGACGCCACCCCGAACGAGTGCGGGCGTGACCCGGCGTTCCTGCGGGACCTGAGCGAACGCAGCGGCCTGCGGATCCTGTGCAGCAGCGGTTACTACTACGAGGGTGAGGGGGCCACCACGTACTTCAAGTTCCGGGCGTCCCTGGGTGGCGGCGAGGCCGAGATCGAGGAACTGATGCGCCACGAGGTCACGGCAGGCATCGGCACGAGCGGCGTGCGGGCCGGGGTGATCAAACTGGCCAGCAGCCGCGACGCGATCACGCCGTACGAGCAGATGTTCTTCCGGGCGGCCGCGCGCGTGCAGCGCGACACGGGCGTGCCGATCATCACGCACACGCAGGAGGGGCGGCAGGGGCCGCAGCAGGCGCAGTTGCTGCTGTCGCACGGCGCGGACCCGGCCCGGATCATGATCGGGCACATGGACGGCAACACGGACCCCGCGTACCACCGCGAGACGCTGTCGCACGGCGTGAGTATCGCCTTCGACCGCCTCGGCCTTCAGGGGCTGGTGGGCACGCCCACCGACGCGCAGCGCCTGGACGTGCTGACCACCCTGCTGGGCGAGGGCTTCGCGGACCGGATCCTGCTGTCGCACGATTCGATCTGGCAGTGGCTGGGCCGCCCCATTCCCATGCCGGACGCCATCCTGGGCGCCGTGAAGGAGTGGCACCCCCGGCACCTGACGGATGACATCCTGCCGGAACTGGAGCGGCGGGGGGTGGGGGCCGAGCAGCTGCGGCAGATGACGGTCGGGAACCCCGCGCGGCTGTTCGGCTGA
- a CDS encoding ABC transporter ATP-binding protein, translating into MLEVRDLNVNYGHFMALRGVSLTVQPGEIVVLLGANGAGKSTLFRTLSGLQRPSGGSATWNGTSLTTGRPEFNVAHGVAQCPEGRLLFPDLSVEKNLRLGAFVHRRDASGTARELERIYELFPALVEKRGAPAGSLSGGQQQMVAIARALMARPQLLLLDEPSLGLAPLVVEQVFQAVQRVNTEGVSVLLAEQNAFAALGIAHRGYVLEGGQITLDGPQQALMTDDRVRSAYLGV; encoded by the coding sequence ATGCTTGAAGTCCGTGACCTGAACGTGAACTACGGGCATTTCATGGCGCTCCGCGGCGTGAGCCTGACCGTGCAGCCCGGCGAGATCGTGGTGCTGCTCGGCGCGAACGGCGCAGGCAAGAGCACGCTGTTCCGCACCCTGAGCGGCCTGCAACGCCCCAGCGGCGGCAGCGCCACCTGGAACGGCACGAGCCTCACGACCGGCCGCCCGGAGTTCAACGTGGCGCACGGCGTGGCGCAGTGCCCTGAAGGCCGCCTGCTGTTCCCGGACCTGAGCGTCGAGAAGAACCTGCGCCTGGGGGCCTTCGTGCACCGCCGGGACGCCAGCGGCACCGCGCGGGAACTGGAACGCATCTACGAACTGTTCCCCGCGCTGGTCGAGAAACGCGGCGCGCCCGCCGGGAGCCTGTCGGGCGGGCAGCAGCAGATGGTCGCCATTGCCCGCGCGCTGATGGCCCGCCCGCAACTGCTGCTGCTGGACGAACCCAGCCTGGGCCTCGCGCCACTGGTGGTCGAGCAGGTCTTCCAGGCGGTGCAGCGCGTGAATACCGAGGGCGTCTCGGTGCTGCTGGCCGAGCAGAACGCCTTCGCGGCGCTGGGCATCGCGCACCGGGGGTACGTGCTCGAGGGCGGGCAGATCACGCTGGACGGCCCGCAGCAGGCGCTGATGACCGACGACCGCGTGCGCAGCGCGTACCTGGGCGTCTGA